The Candidatus Bipolaricaulota bacterium genome includes a window with the following:
- a CDS encoding molybdenum cofactor biosynthesis protein MoaE → MDDHIRITESPIDPDEIVSLLTHPEIGAVATFVGVVRGEENGERISHLEYEAYTEMAEEALRGIITEVKHRWPEIRQVAIVHRIGKLAVGEIAVVIGVCAAHRSGVFSALGYAIDRLKQTVPIWKKEVGERGIRWKSEM, encoded by the coding sequence ATGGATGACCATATCAGGATAACGGAGTCCCCGATCGATCCCGATGAGATCGTCTCCCTGCTCACCCACCCCGAAATCGGAGCGGTGGCGACCTTTGTCGGGGTGGTGCGGGGCGAGGAGAACGGGGAGAGGATCTCGCACCTGGAGTACGAGGCCTACACCGAGATGGCCGAGGAGGCGCTGCGCGGTATCATAACCGAGGTGAAACACCGGTGGCCGGAGATCCGCCAGGTGGCGATCGTGCACCGGATCGGGAAACTTGCGGTGGGGGAGATCGCGGTGGTGATCGGGGTATGCGCCGCTCATCGAAGCGGGGTGTTCTCCGCCCTCGGCTACGCGATCGACCGGCTGAAACAGACAGTCCCCATCTGGAAGAAAGAGGTGG